The proteins below are encoded in one region of Salvelinus namaycush isolate Seneca chromosome 39, SaNama_1.0, whole genome shotgun sequence:
- the nfil3-3 gene encoding nuclear factor, interleukin 3 regulated, member 3 produces the protein MSLAITRSHQGYPSMKYHTRPTSSVLQDLSGGPSHLLGLEGLDPRPLSEAMSFTDEAVSILTSSSQLARSLLGCTSALKRKESLAATANHANANAISNNGGEDDFDDSNSALRRKREFTPDEKKDDGYWDKRKKNNDAAKRSRQKRRANDMVLETRVLGLLEENARLRAELLAFKFRFGLVKDTSDIAIMPLPVPPLNHLEPRYYLPHDDGSYPHNTAATTSHHHPHHSSSYEVRGTGLPAGRDAGSSISEDSGFSPGSSNIGSPVFFDDGLGDHSRTSPRTVEEQGRYEPRTSLEAEGQYHGRQDSSLPHKLRFKTPGGGSEAGEIPARSPNSKRPCPVATVGPNIQRSQAEWYSHRGEGQAAWPREEARAGHDQQHHYSPSGGSPHRPTTTTDSQYVAENGTLKSQLSSLSQEVAQLKKLFSQQLLSKLV, from the coding sequence ATGAGTTTGGCAATTACCCGATCACACCAGGGCTATCCAAGCATGAAATACCATACTAGACCCACCAGTAGCGTCCTCCAGGATCTCTCTGGTGGTCCCTCCCATCTGTTGGGACTGGAAGGTCTGGACCCAAGGCCTCTGAGCGAGGCAATGTCCTTCACTGACGAGGCGGTCTCCATCCTGACCTCCAGCAGCCAGCTAGCCCGTTCCCTCCTGGGCTGCACCTCTGCCCTGAAGCGGAAAGAAAGCCTAGCCGCCACCGCTAACCATGCTAACGCTAATGCTATCTCTAACAATGGCGGTGAGGATGACTTTGACGATAGCAACAGTGCTCTGCGCCGCAAACGCGAGTTCACTCCCGACGAGAAGAAGGACGACGGCTACTGGGATAAGAGGAAGAAGAACAACGATGCGGCGAAACGGTCGCGTCAGAAACGACGTGCCAATGACATGGTCCTGGAGACGAGGGTTCTGGGGTTGTTGGAGGAGAACGCCCGACTAAGGGCCGAACTCCTGGCCTTCAAGTTCCGCTTTGGCCTAGTCAAGGACACCTCCGACATAGCCATAATGCCGCTGCCCGTGCCTCCACTCAACCATCTTGAACCGAGGTACTACCTACCCCATGATGATGGTTCCTACCCCCATAACACCGCCGCCACCACCTcccaccaccatccccaccactcATCCTCATACGAGGTGAGGGGAACTGGGCTGCCAGCAGGGCGTGACGCGGGCAGTAGTATATCCGAGGACTCTGGTTTCTCCCCTGGAAGCTCCAACATCGGCAGCCCTGTGTTCTTTGACGATGGACTAGGGGACCACAGCCGAACTTCCCCCAGAACGGTAGAGGAACAGGGGCGTTATGAGCCTCGCACCTCCCTGGAGGCAGAAGGACAGTACCACGGCAGGCAGGACTCTAGCCTACCACACAAACTCCGCTTCAAAACCCCCGGTGGAGGTAGCGAAGCTGGGGAGATACCAGCAAGGTCCCCTAATAGTAAACGCCCTTGCCCCGTAGCTACAGTCGGACCAAACATCCAGAGGAGCCAGGCTGAATGGTACAGTCATAGGGGAGAGGGCCAGGCTGCATGGCCCAGGGAGGAGGCCCGTGCTGGGCATGATCAGCAGCACCACTACTCCCCCTCTGGAGGGTCTCCACACAGACCCACCACTACCACAGACTCCCAGTATGTGGCGGAGAATGGCACCCTCAAATCCCAGCTCAGTTCTCTATCGCAGGAGGTGGCCCAGCTCAAGAAGCTGTTCTCTCAGCAGCTGCTTTCCAAACTGGTCTGA